CTCCGGTAGGAACAGCACGCCCAGCGTCGCCAGGGTGCCCGCGAGGAGCCCGCCGAGATGCACCCACAGCGAGATCCCCGGCAGCGACAGGCTGAGGAAGACGTTGATCCCGATGACCACCAGGATCTGCGTCGGATTCAGCCGCAGCCGGAAGATCACCACCGCGATCGCGCCGAACATCCCGTACACCGCGCCGGAGGCGCCCGCACCGATCGTGTTCGCGGGTTCCAGCAGCATGCCGCCCGCCGACCCGCCGAGCAGCGCCACCAGGTAGACCGCCAGCAGCCGCCACCGGCCGAGCACCGGCTCCAACTGGATGCCGATGATGTAGAGGGCGAACATGTTGAGCGCCAGGTGCAGCGGCCCCCAGTGCAGGAAGCCCGACCCGATCACCCGGAGCCATTCACCGTCGGCGACGTAGGCCGGGATCAAGGCCAGCCGGAAGAACAGCGGGGACTGGAAGTTGTCGACGATGCTGCGCGCCTGCACCGCGGTGATGGCGAAGAACACCAGGTTCACCGCGATCAGGCCGTAGGTCACCAGCGGCGTGGCCGATCGGGCCACCGGGGCACCCGCGACGGTGCGCACCGGGCGGACACCGGCGCTACCCTCCCGGACACAGTCGACGCAGTGCTGCCCCACGGCGGCGGGCCGCAGGCATTCCGGACAGGCGGGCCGCCCGCACCGGGTGCACGCCAGGCCGGTCGCGCGGTCGCGGTGGCGGACACAGGTGGGCGGTCGGTCGTTCATCACCTTCGCCATGCTATCCAGCCCGGTCGGGGATGCCGGTTACCAGCGGTTACTGCATGATTTCCCCGGCTGTGCGAGAGTGGTCGAATGACCTTGGGGCGTCTGCACGTATCCGCACGTTCTCGTAACCGGCTCATCGCCGCGACCCTCCTCGGCCTGGCGGGCGGGGCGGCCTGGCTCATCCGCAGCAAGCGGCCGTTGCCGCCGGAGCCCGCGCCGGAGCCGCCGCGCATCGGCTACTCCCGCAACGGCTCCGCGCCGACCCCGCACGCGGGGGCCGACGCGAAGCGCTGAGCGGGCTCAGCGGCTCACGGCGCGCTTGTACTGCCGCAACGCCAGCGGGACGAACACCACCAGGATCACCACCACCCAGATCAGGGTCGTGGCGATCGGGTGACGCATCGACCAGGCGTCGGATTGCGGTCCGAGCGCGCCGGTGTTGCCGAACAGCTCGCGGGTGGCGAGCGTGAGCGCCGAGACGGGGTTCCACTCGGCGAACACCCGCAGCACCGTCGGCAGCTCCTCGATCGGCACGAACGTGTTGGCCAGGAACGTCAGCGGGAACATCACCATGAAGCTGGCGTTGTTGAACACCTCCGGCGACCGGACCAGCAGGCCGACCACGGCCATGATCCAGGACACCGCGTAGGCGAACAGCAGCAACAGCACATAGGCCAGCACCGCGTCGAGGAACGAACCCCGGATGCGCCAGCCGACCAACAGGCCGGTCACCGACATCACCACCAGGCTGACGAGGTTGATCACCACATCGCTGACCGTGCGCCCGACCAGCACCGCCGAGGGCGCCATCGGCAGCGAACGGAACCGATCGATGATGCCCTTCTGCATGTCCTCGGCCAGGCTCGCGCCGGTGAACGAGGAGCCGAACACCACGGTCTGCGCGAAGATGCCCGCGATCAGGAATTCGCGGTAGCCGCCCTCCAGGCCCGGGACCTCGATCGCCGTGCCGAAGACGTAGGCGAACAACAGCACGAACATGATCGGCGACAGCGTCGAGAAGATCAGCACGTCCGGAACGCGCTTGATCTTGATGACGTTGCGTTTGGTGACCGTGATGGTGTCGGAGACGACCATGCCCAGCCTGCTGCCCAGGCCCGGGTCCGCCGGAGTGTCGAAGGTGGTGGTGCCCGCGGTCATCGGCGGCTTCCTTCCGAGGTGTCGAGGCCGGACTCGGCGTCGTCGGCGAACTGCTCGGCCTCGCGGCCGGTGAGGGTGAGGAACACGTCGTCGAGCGAGGGCCTGCGCAGCCCGACGTCGTGTATCTGCACGTCGCCCGCGGTGAGCAGCCCGATCGCGTCGACCAAGGCCTGCGAACCGTTGCTCACCGGGACCGTGATGCGGCGCAATCCGGGCTCGAGGTGGATGTCGCCGTCGGCGAGCGGTTTCAGGACCTGCTCGGCGACGGCGAGCTTGTCGGCGGTCTCGACGGTGAGTTCGATGCGGTCGCCGCCGACCAGGGTCTTGAGCTCGTCGGCGGTGCCGCGGGCGATGACCTTGCCGTGGTCGATCACCGCGATCGCGTCGGCGAGCCGGTCGGCCTCCTCCATGTACTGCGTGGTGAGCAGCAACGTGGTGCCGCCCGCCACGAGCTCGGAGATGACATCCCACAGGTCGAGCCGGGCGCGCGGGTCGAGGCCGGTGGTCGGCTCGTCGAGGAACAGCACCGGCGGATTGGCCACCAGCGCGCCGGCCAGGTCGAGCCTGCGCCGCATACCGCCGGAGTAGCCGCGGACCGGGCGGTCGGCGGCGTCGGTGAGCCGGAAGCGCTCGAGCAGTTCGCGGGCGCGTTCCTTACTGCGCTTGACACCCATGTGGTACAGGCGTCCCACCATCTCCAGGTTCTCGAAACCGGTGAGGTATTCGTCCACGGCCGCGTACTGCCCGGAGGCGCCGATCCGCGAACGCAGGGCCTGCGGCCTGCGCAGGACATCGATGCCTGCGACGGTGGCGCGGCCCTCGTCGGGAACCAACAGCGTGGTGAGGACACGGACGGTCGTGGTCTTGCCCGCCCCGTTGGGGCCGAGCAGGGCGGTGACGGTGCCCTCGGGCACCGTGAGGTCGAGGCCGTCGAGGGCGACCAGCTTGCCGTAGCGCTTGACCAGACCCTCGGCGACTATTGCGTCGGGCATTCTTCTCCTGACGTCGAACGGGAACTCGAGTTCGGATACGGGCCGGCGCGCCGGACTGCGCACCGACATGTCGCCGGGATTCGGACGGCGCCCCTGTCGCCTGGCCAGTATCGGCCGTGCCGGGCGCGGTCGCAGCTCGTTTTCGCACGCCGCGCCGTACGCGCCGCCGGTCGCCTCCCGCTCGTCACGCGGGCATCCTCGCACCGGGGTGTGACACATTTCGCAGTCCGGGACCGGGGCGTAACCGGCCGAATGCCGGGACCGCGGGCGGCGCGCCGAGCCGCCGTCCCAGGCCGCGGCCGGGCTCGATCCCGCGCAGGTAAGCCAAACCGAAAAACTCGCCGAAATTCGCGGCGCCGCTGCACGCACAATCGCGTCTTATCGCGTAGGATCGTTCACGTCGGCCCCTCCCCCCCGGGCCGACCTTACGCGGGCCTCGGCTAACTCCCCCCCTTCGCCGAGGCCCGCTCCATGTCCAGGGTCGGTCCGGCCCATCCGAGGTCGGCCCGCATCGACATTCGCGGACCGACCCGGGGCCTCACTCCCCCGGCTCTCCCACCGCTCGCCAGGCGGTTGCCAGCCGCTGCGCCCTGACCCGTCCGGCGACCGAGAGCAGCGGGCGGTCGCGCTCCCAGCGCGACCGGGTCGACTCGTCGACCGCATCCCACCGCGGCGCGAGTTCGCCGAGCAGGCGCTCGAATTCGTCGAGCACACCACCGAGCGCCACATGCACCCCGGGCGAGTCCGGCCGCGCCGCGCCGAGCCCACGCAACGCCGCCACGGTCGCCAGCAGGCGCTGCCGGACCGGCGGCGGCCACCCCGCCTCCCGCGCGACCCGCACCAACCAGCCCGCGGCCGCGGCGATCACGTGGATGTCCTCCACCGTCCGGAACGGCTTGAGCACGTCGGCGTACCCGTCCCCGGGCAGCGCGGTCGCCGGGGTGTCGGTGAATGTCACGGTGGCGTGCGGGATTTCGGGAGCGAAGGCGAGCGCGGGCCGATCGGTGACGTGCACGCCCGGCGCCGTCGCGTCCACGAGCATCGCGCGCAGCCGATTGCGTCCGTCCGCCCCGGCGCCCACGCTCGCGATCACCACCAGCCTGCCGGCCAGGCTGCCCAGGGTGGCGAAGGTCTTCGTACCGCTCACCGACCATCCGTCGGCCCGCTCGGTCGCGGTGGTGCGGATCGCCGCGGGATGCCCGCCGCCCGCCTCGGTCGCGGCCAGCGCGAGCGGCCGGTCGCGCGGCAGTTCCGGCAGCAGCGCGGCCACCGCGGCCTGATAGCCGGACAGGAAGGCGTAGCCGAGCCGGTCGGCGGCGAACCCGCCCGCGACGGCCACGTCCACCGTGTCGGTGAAGCGGCGCGCCACGTCCCGATGACGCTCCCACGCCTCGGTCACGGACCCGAGCGGTCCGCCCGGCTCCTCGGTCAGCAGATGGTCGAACACTGTGTCCACCTCTGCACGCTAACCCGGCCGCGCCCGCGGCGGTCACCGCACCGAATCGCCGCTACCCGCGTCCGGAACGACGACAGGGCCCGAACCTCGGCCGACAGGTCGGCGGCGGGTTCGAGCCCTGTGTGGTGGAGCCTAGGGGAATCGAACCCCTAACCCCTGCCTTGCAAAGGCAGTGCTCTGCCAATTGAGCTAAGGCCCCGAGATCTGGGAAATCAGCGGGTGGTGACCTCGTGCCAGAGATCGGCCTCGTCACGCTTGCGCAGCTTGGTGATTCCGATGAGAACCGCGAGCACGACACCAACCGTGAGAAGAATCTTCATGGTTCCCACCCTACTGTGGTGATGATCGGGAGTGGGCCTAGGAGGACTTGAACCTCCGACCTCTTCGTTATCAGCGAAGCGCTCTAACCGCCTGAGCTATAGGCCCGTGTGGGTCTCGCACCGTTCGGGCGAACCGAGGACAAAGGTTACCCGACGCGACCGGAAACGACCAAAACGGCTGGTCACGGCCCCGACAGCCGGACGGAGCCCACAACCGCCGACGGCCGGCACCGGCCCTCGCGGGCGGTACCGGCCGTCGCCGAGATCCGGCTGGTCCGGGTGGCCGGCTAGTCCGGGTCGGCCAGGGTCACCTGGATGCCGCCGACCAGGTCGCAGCACTGGTTGTAGATGAACGTGCCGACGGTGCCGAGCGCGGTGAACAGCACGACGTTGATCAGACCGATCACGCCCGCGTAGCCGAACACCGTGCCGGCATCGATCAACCCCGCCGAACCGCTGTCCTGCGACACCATGTCGGTGAAGGTGTTGTTCAGCCGCTCCCACACGCCCATGCCCTCGAGCACGATGTAGAGCAGGCCGACCGCCAACATCCACACGAAGAACAGCGCCACGCTGATCACCAGCGAGATCTTCAGCGTCGACCAGGGGTCGATGCGGCGGATCTGGACGGTGGCCCGCAGCGGCTCGCCGCCCGCCACGGCGGCGGCCACCGCGACCGGCACCGCGGGCGAAACCGCCTGCTGCGCGCCGGTATTGCTCGTCTTGTCCGAGGGCGGCAGCGGATGCCGGATCTCGGACAGGTCGGGCATGTCCTTGATCAGCTCGGGCCGGGCGATGCTGCGGGTCGGACCGTCGATGCCGACCGACTTCACCATCGCGGCCTCCTTGCGCGCCGCCTTGGCCGCCAAGTCGGCGGTGGTGCGCGCGTTGGAGACGCCGCCGTTGAGGCCGACGCCCCCGCCCGAGGGCGGCCGTCCCGCCACCGGGGACTGGCCGGGCCGGTACAGGTTGGACTGCGGCTCCCGCTGCGGCAGCTGCGACCAGCCCTCCTGGTAGCGATCCTGCCCCTGCGCCTGGCCGCCCTGTTGGCCCTGTGGCTGAACGCTCTGTTGGCCCTGCGGCTGACCGCCCTGCTGCTGACCGTTCTGCGGACCGCCCTGACCACCCTGCGGCTGACCGCCGGGTGCGGTGTCGGCGCCCGGCTCCTGACCACCCTGCGGCTCGCCCGCGGCACCGCCCATCCGCACGGTCTCCTGGTCGGACGGGCTGCCGGGCTGCTCCGCACCGGGCGCGAAATCGCCCTGCCGCTGCGGGTTTTCGGGCGACTGCCCGCCCGGCCTGCCCCCGCCCTGCGGTCCGGATTCGGCCGAGCCGGGCCGGGGCACCGGCCGCGGCGGAATCGGGGACGGTGCGATCCGCT
This sequence is a window from Nocardia farcinica. Protein-coding genes within it:
- a CDS encoding acyl-CoA dehydrogenase family protein, which translates into the protein MDTVFDHLLTEEPGGPLGSVTEAWERHRDVARRFTDTVDVAVAGGFAADRLGYAFLSGYQAAVAALLPELPRDRPLALAATEAGGGHPAAIRTTATERADGWSVSGTKTFATLGSLAGRLVVIASVGAGADGRNRLRAMLVDATAPGVHVTDRPALAFAPEIPHATVTFTDTPATALPGDGYADVLKPFRTVEDIHVIAAAAGWLVRVAREAGWPPPVRQRLLATVAALRGLGAARPDSPGVHVALGGVLDEFERLLGELAPRWDAVDESTRSRWERDRPLLSVAGRVRAQRLATAWRAVGEPGE
- a CDS encoding ABC transporter permease, whose amino-acid sequence is MVVSDTITVTKRNVIKIKRVPDVLIFSTLSPIMFVLLFAYVFGTAIEVPGLEGGYREFLIAGIFAQTVVFGSSFTGASLAEDMQKGIIDRFRSLPMAPSAVLVGRTVSDVVINLVSLVVMSVTGLLVGWRIRGSFLDAVLAYVLLLLFAYAVSWIMAVVGLLVRSPEVFNNASFMVMFPLTFLANTFVPIEELPTVLRVFAEWNPVSALTLATRELFGNTGALGPQSDAWSMRHPIATTLIWVVVILVVFVPLALRQYKRAVSR
- a CDS encoding daunorubicin resistance protein DrrA family ABC transporter ATP-binding protein, producing MPDAIVAEGLVKRYGKLVALDGLDLTVPEGTVTALLGPNGAGKTTTVRVLTTLLVPDEGRATVAGIDVLRRPQALRSRIGASGQYAAVDEYLTGFENLEMVGRLYHMGVKRSKERARELLERFRLTDAADRPVRGYSGGMRRRLDLAGALVANPPVLFLDEPTTGLDPRARLDLWDVISELVAGGTTLLLTTQYMEEADRLADAIAVIDHGKVIARGTADELKTLVGGDRIELTVETADKLAVAEQVLKPLADGDIHLEPGLRRITVPVSNGSQALVDAIGLLTAGDVQIHDVGLRRPSLDDVFLTLTGREAEQFADDAESGLDTSEGSRR
- a CDS encoding rhomboid family intramembrane serine protease: MNDRPPTCVRHRDRATGLACTRCGRPACPECLRPAAVGQHCVDCVREGSAGVRPVRTVAGAPVARSATPLVTYGLIAVNLVFFAITAVQARSIVDNFQSPLFFRLALIPAYVADGEWLRVIGSGFLHWGPLHLALNMFALYIIGIQLEPVLGRWRLLAVYLVALLGGSAGGMLLEPANTIGAGASGAVYGMFGAIAVVIFRLRLNPTQILVVIGINVFLSLSLPGISLWVHLGGLLAGTLATLGVLFLPEWLGVRTSETARTVGWAAIAAVGVASVAAIAVAAAML
- a CDS encoding DLW-39 family protein; the encoded protein is MKILLTVGVVLAVLIGITKLRKRDEADLWHEVTTR
- a CDS encoding DUF3566 domain-containing protein — translated: MTTPNQPNDGHQTNGVTERIAPSPIPPRPVPRPGSAESGPQGGGRPGGQSPENPQRQGDFAPGAEQPGSPSDQETVRMGGAAGEPQGGQEPGADTAPGGQPQGGQGGPQNGQQQGGQPQGQQSVQPQGQQGGQAQGQDRYQEGWSQLPQREPQSNLYRPGQSPVAGRPPSGGGVGLNGGVSNARTTADLAAKAARKEAAMVKSVGIDGPTRSIARPELIKDMPDLSEIRHPLPPSDKTSNTGAQQAVSPAVPVAVAAAVAGGEPLRATVQIRRIDPWSTLKISLVISVALFFVWMLAVGLLYIVLEGMGVWERLNNTFTDMVSQDSGSAGLIDAGTVFGYAGVIGLINVVLFTALGTVGTFIYNQCCDLVGGIQVTLADPD